The following proteins are encoded in a genomic region of Glycine max cultivar Williams 82 chromosome 18, Glycine_max_v4.0, whole genome shotgun sequence:
- the LOC100815696 gene encoding eukaryotic translation initiation factor 2 subunit alpha-like: MAPNLECRMYEAKYPEVDMAVMIQVKNIADMGAYVSLLEYNNIEGMILFSELSRRRIRSVSSLIKVGRIEPVMVLRVDKEKGYIDLSKRRVSEEDIQACEERYNKSKLVHSIMRHVAETLNIDLEELYIHIGWPLYRKYGHAFEAFKIIVTDPDTVLSTLTREVKEVGPDGQEVTSVVPAVSEEVKDSLVKNIRRRMTPQPLKIRADIEMKCFQFDGVLHIKEAMRKAEAVGNDDCPVKIKLVAPPLYVLTTQTLDKEQGILVLNNAIASCTEAIEQHKGKLVVKEAARAVSERDDKLLAEHMAKLRQDNEEVSGDEDSEEEEDTGMGEVDVDNGAGITE; this comes from the exons ATGGCTCCGAACCTTGAATGTCGTATGTACGAAGCGAAGTACCCGGAGGTGGACATGGCGGTGATGATACAGGTGAAGAACATAGCGGACATGGGGGCGTACGTGTCGCTGCTGGAGTACAACAACATCGAGGGCATGATCTTGTTCTCGGAGCTCTCTCGCCGTCGTATTCGGAGTGTGAGCAGCCTCATCAAGGTTGGCCGCATCGAGCCGGTGATGGTGCTCCGTGTCGACAAGGAAAAGGGTTACATCGATCTCAGCAAGCGCAGGGTCTCCGAAGAGGACATCCAGGCCTGCGAGGAGAGGTACAACAAGAGCAAGCTCGTCCACTCCATCATGCGCCACGTCGCTGAAACCCTCAACATCGATTTGGAG GAGCTCTATATTCACATTGGATGGCCTTTGTATCGCAAATATGGTCACGCTTTCGag GCTTTCAAAATAATTGTGACTGATCCTGATACTGTTTTAAGTACTCTCACTCGTGAAGTTAAGGAAGTTGGCCCTGATGGGCAAgag GTGACTAGTGTGGTGCCAGCTGTATCAGAAGAAGTGAAGGACTCTCTTGTGAAGAATATTAGAAGACGAATGACCCCCCAACCCTTGAAAATTAGGGCAGATATTGAAATGAAATGTTTTCAATTTGATGGAGTTCTTCACATTAAG GAGGCAATGCGTAAGGCTGAAGCTGTGGGAAATGATGACTGCCCTGTCAAAATTAAACTTGTTGCTCCCCCACTTTATGTTCTTACCACCCAGACACTGGACAAG GAGCAAGGAATATTGGTTCTCAACAATGCCATAGCTTCTTGCACTGAAGCAATAGAACAACACAAGGGTAAACTTGTGGTTAAGGAGGCAGCTAGAGCA GTGAGTGAACGTGATGATAAATTGCTTGCCGAGCACATGGCTAAGCTACGCCAAGATAATGAAGAGGTCAGTGGTGATGAAGACAGTGAGGAGGAAGAAGATACAGGAATGGGCGAGGTTGATGTGGATAATGGTGCCGGGATAACAGAGTGA